The following coding sequences are from one Culex quinquefasciatus strain JHB chromosome 1, VPISU_Cqui_1.0_pri_paternal, whole genome shotgun sequence window:
- the LOC119767750 gene encoding uncharacterized protein LOC119767750, translating into MNPLTNFEKPLYSRLPEHPGVWHPHRYRPQPIRSAMESVDPHLLDGYAFTNLYLESPSELPAFKHPEAERYQDFVTRKGWPTGTLEPLKRDLCERRSTTYRRHYCQLAPELDSLRVQRMKIRAGKQTVQLPDGWKWAETSSAATHRSWQDLKALIEAARETKFNSRQKQSEMF; encoded by the exons ATGAACCCACTAACCAACTTCGAAAAACCGCTCTACTCGCGCCTCCCGGAACATCCCGGCGTGTGGCACCCACACCGCTACCGTCCCCAACCCATCCGTTCCGCAATGGAGTCCGTCGATCCGCACCTCCTCGACGGGTACGCCTTCACAAACCTCTACCTGGAATCCCCCAGCGAACTCCCCGCCTTCAAGCACCCGGAAGCGGAACGCTACCAGGACTTTGTGACACGGAAAGGTTGGCCAACCGGAACGCTTGAACCGCTAAAGCGAGATCTGTGCGAGCGGCGGAGCACGACCTACCGGCGGCACTACTGTCAGCTCGCGCCGGAGCTGGACTCGTTGCGCGTCCAGCGGATGAAGATTCGCGCCGGAAAGCAGACGGTTCAGCTGCCCGACGGGTGGAAGTGGGCGGAGACCAGTTCGGCG GCCACCCACCGAAGCTGGCAAGATTTGAAGGCGCTAATTGAAGCCGCACGCGAAACTAAATTCAATAGCCGTCAGAAACAAAGTGAAATGTTCTAG